Genomic segment of uncultured Desulfobacter sp.:
CATGCAGCCACTTATGCCAGCCGATCAGGCGTTCCTATTGAAATCGTTTCAAAAATCATCCTTCGTCACTCAAACCTGTCCACCACCCAGAGGTATCTTGGAAAAATCAGCGACACCGAGGCCATGTATTGGATTGAGAATATTTACCGGTAAAAATCGAAGGGGATTGGGATGATCCTAATCCCCAACAATAGAAACGCCAGTGCTCATGGGGTTTTTCGGAGCAATAGAGTTTTTTTATAGACAGATTGTTGGGTTCTTAATTCCTCTAAGCTTTACTGTTTTTTTGATGAGAAAAGCTGATACTTTAAGGTTGTTTGTTAGAAGTCTCACCCCCTGTGGTATCCCCCCAGACCAAGCAGAAAAGTAACTGAGAGTTATTTAAAAGAAACAGACAAATTTTAACAGCCCATAATGGTTGCCATCATTCATGAATGATCCCACGAATTTTTTCAACTAAAGCTTCCATAGAAAAAGGCTTCTGAAGAAATTGCATTCCGTCATCAAGAACACCGTGATGAGCAATCACATCAGCAGTATAACCGGAAATAAACAAACACTTCAAATTTTTAAAACGGCTTTGAAGCTCATTTGCTAAATCTCTCCCATTCATTCCCGGCATGATGACATCGGTTATCAGCAAATCAATATCGCTTTTAAATGAATTTACTATATCGATTGCATCAGCAGGATTGGATGCTTTTAGGACCGTATATCCCTGCCGCTCCATCATCATCGAAGTCATCTCCAAAATGGCCTTCTCATCTTCGACCATCAAAATAGTCTCAGACCCTTTTGGGATATCTTTGAGAATATTCTGGTTTAGCCTTTCTGGTATGCTATCAGCAGATTTAGGTAAATATATTTTGACGGATGTACCATGCATCGGTTCACTGTATACATCTATAAAGCCATTGTTTTGCTTTACAATCCCGTAAACGGTGGCCAATCCCAGACCGGTACCTTTACCTAAAGATTTAGTTGTGAAAAAAGGTTCAAAGATATTTTTTCTTATTTCAGAACTCATACCATAACCCGTATCGCTCACGGTCAATACAACATAATCACCAGGCTTAAAACTTGGGTGGTCTATGCAATAATTTTCATCAATCGAAAAACTTTCTGTCTCAATGATAACCTTTCCCACATCTTTTATCGCATCTCTTGCGTTGACACATAAATTTGCCAATATTTGATCAATTTGGGAGGGGTCAATTTTGACGGGCAATAAGTTTATTTTGGGTGACCAGGAAAGTTCAATGTTTTCTCCGATTAAACGTCTCAACATTTTTAACATGCCCTCTATCGCATCATTGAGATCCAGAACTTTAGGCTCTATGGTCTGCTTTCGGGCGAAGGCTAATAATTGCCTGGTTAGATTGCTTGACCTTTCCCCCGCCTTTTTTATCTCTTTTAAATTGTTGATAATCGGATCGTCTTGATCAACATTTCCTTGAATAATTTCTGTATTACCTAGAATAATACTTAGCATATTGTTAAAGTCATGGGCAACGCCACCGGCGAGCCTTCCAATAGATTCCATTTTCTGAGCCTGGTTTAATGCCGTTTCTAATTTTTTTCTTTCTAGTTGGGCTTTCTTTTCGTCGGTGACATCTTGAATTACACCAAACACTTTTAACGGCGCTTCTGAATCATTTCTGGATAATTCCGCAATGGATCGAATTATCCTGTTTTCAGGGCCTGAAACTGGATGTATTTCAAATTCAAGATCATATGGAATGTCTTTTTCAATAAGATCGATAAGGGCCTGGTGAACCCTTTTTCTTTCCGGTATACAACTTTCAACTTTTTCAATGGAGAATGTATTACTATCCGGATCAAATCCGAAAATCCGTTTTGCCTGCTCCGACCCCCAGAATAATTCAGTTACTATATCATATTCCCAATTCCCCACCTGTCCCATTCTCTGGGCACTCTTATACCGTTGTTCATTTTCTTTCAGCAATTGTTCGGACTTAATTCGCTTTCGGCGGTTTATGAGCAGGCTGCCCAAAAGAACCGTTCCTGCAGGGAATATCAACATTACAGGCAGGCTAATTTTTGAAAGCACTCCCAAAACCACCGCTCGTGGCAAGGTCAGCATCGAAAGTAACATCAAGCCATGAGTCACGCATCCCATTAAATACAAACTTTTACTTGAGATCGAATCCAAGTCAGTTGTCATAAAATGTCGCCAACCTAAGCCTACTGCACCGGATGTTACAATAACGGCAAATCCAGTCCATGCTCCAGCCCCGCCAAGGTACAGTCGGAATCCTCCGGTCATGATTATAGCGGCCACTGTCGGTACCGTCCCGAAAAACAATCCGCAGAGGCTCAAAAGAATAGATCTCGTATCAAATATTATACCAGGAAGGAACTCCCATGGATTTTTCATTATCGCTAATCCAATGAGACCAAGAATAAGGCCAATAGGAATTTGCTTTGATGGAGCCTTTTCTTCGGTTTGCCTAAAAACCACTATATCGTAGATTAAGACTAACGAAACGAGCAATGCTGCATTATTGATGAGGCCGATGAAAGTGGAAATTGTCACAATCTATCCTTATTTTAATTCCATAATACTGCATCATTAATAAAATATTAAAAGCTCAAAGATTTGAATGGTCTCCTTGAGAGAAGGTGTTCTCATCGGAGGTATATCGTTAGATACCACCTGAACCATTTTTTTGGGGACTTTTTCCACGTTACACAAAGAAATACAAAAAAGCAATTAATCGGAGATAAAGTAAATCAAAACCCCACAATCATGGTATACAGGCTCGCTCAAACCTATCTGAGAACAGCATCAAATAACAGAAGAAGTCAACACTGCCATTGAGAAGGGGCTCTGCCCGGCATCATAAAATAAAAGGCTCGTTTTCGATTCTTTTATTCTTTTTCAAAATACGTCTCGAATATCTTTTATTAGATTTAGTTGGTTCGAAACTAAATAATCATAGCATTTATCTATTTCAGTAAATTGAATTTGAGGGAATTCAAAATTATTACAGATATCTTTTTCACACCATCTTGGAATATCGTTTATTGATAAGTGTCTTCGACATAAAAACGGTCTATATTCATAAATTGAGCAACTACCCTCAGTTAAAAATGGACAGGCATTTTTATTGGAGGTGTTTATTAATTTTTTGATTTTGGTATGTTTTTTTATAAATTCAACCTCTAAAGGGGATATAGTTATTGGATAATAGCAGCAATGACAGCACCCTCTTTTGCATATCGAATAATTACTAACGTATTCATAAATGATATCCATTTCTTTGAACAGAAGTCCAATTTTCCGTAACTCGCTAAATTTATTTTTAATGACTTTGTTAAATATCTCCTGCTCCCTTTTTATCAACGACGGGGGGGCGTTATCCCGAATTAATACAAATTTAGCTTTCGCAATATTATAAGCCTGCTTGTATTTATCCTGATCCATTTCCTAACTCCCTTATTTCGATTCAACATCAGAAGGCGAAGCCAAAGATTGAGCTTTAATAAAAGTATCAAACGTTTGCCGGATAGAAGTCACGTCCCACACTATATTTAGGGTGGGAAATTTCGTTTCCTAAAAAATTATTGAAAATGAATTTTTTATCGTTACGCTCACCGGCTTTTCCTGCGCAGCACCTTGTTTTATAAAGCCCTGAAAAAATTAGTCAGACCTTAAGATATTTGTTGCATACTGTTATACAAAACAATCAGAGTCCTCGTTCACTGGCAACCAAGATCTCATACACTCCCGGATTCGAGTGCGTAAACCACCTCTCTATTAT
This window contains:
- a CDS encoding LytS/YhcK type 5TM receptor domain-containing protein, translated to MTISTFIGLINNAALLVSLVLIYDIVVFRQTEEKAPSKQIPIGLILGLIGLAIMKNPWEFLPGIIFDTRSILLSLCGLFFGTVPTVAAIIMTGGFRLYLGGAGAWTGFAVIVTSGAVGLGWRHFMTTDLDSISSKSLYLMGCVTHGLMLLSMLTLPRAVVLGVLSKISLPVMLIFPAGTVLLGSLLINRRKRIKSEQLLKENEQRYKSAQRMGQVGNWEYDIVTELFWGSEQAKRIFGFDPDSNTFSIEKVESCIPERKRVHQALIDLIEKDIPYDLEFEIHPVSGPENRIIRSIAELSRNDSEAPLKVFGVIQDVTDEKKAQLERKKLETALNQAQKMESIGRLAGGVAHDFNNMLSIILGNTEIIQGNVDQDDPIINNLKEIKKAGERSSNLTRQLLAFARKQTIEPKVLDLNDAIEGMLKMLRRLIGENIELSWSPKINLLPVKIDPSQIDQILANLCVNARDAIKDVGKVIIETESFSIDENYCIDHPSFKPGDYVVLTVSDTGYGMSSEIRKNIFEPFFTTKSLGKGTGLGLATVYGIVKQNNGFIDVYSEPMHGTSVKIYLPKSADSIPERLNQNILKDIPKGSETILMVEDEKAILEMTSMMMERQGYTVLKASNPADAIDIVNSFKSDIDLLITDVIMPGMNGRDLANELQSRFKNLKCLFISGYTADVIAHHGVLDDGMQFLQKPFSMEALVEKIRGIIHE
- a CDS encoding YkgJ family cysteine cluster protein: MDQDKYKQAYNIAKAKFVLIRDNAPPSLIKREQEIFNKVIKNKFSELRKIGLLFKEMDIIYEYVSNYSICKRGCCHCCYYPITISPLEVEFIKKHTKIKKLINTSNKNACPFLTEGSCSIYEYRPFLCRRHLSINDIPRWCEKDICNNFEFPQIQFTEIDKCYDYLVSNQLNLIKDIRDVF